In Oncorhynchus masou masou isolate Uvic2021 chromosome 31, UVic_Omas_1.1, whole genome shotgun sequence, the sequence AggttgaaataaaaaaaatctacaaaATCAGGACATTTTCTTTAGAAAAGTTACAAGTTTTTTTATGTGGTGAACATTGCTACATCTACAAACAATGAGTCCCACTACAGCTCATCAAAAGCAGATAGTTGTTTCATTTGCTCCACTTGCATAGAGTGCCTCCTTACAAGTTTCTTCTTTGACTTGAGTTGGCCTCTATTTGGTGAGTTTGCTGCTACTGGAGCTATTGATCTGAAACCTGAGGCAAGAGGGGATGAGGGCTTGCTGCTGGTTCCAATGTCAGGTATAGGAGGGTTGGGGTTGAAGTTCAGGGGGGGTAGATGGCCAGGCCGGGTATGGGAAATGTAGTCCAGCAGCAGAGTCCCTGAGCCTCGCCTCTCCAGGAGGCCTGGTGCGCACCGTCGTGCTGAGCTGGGAGATGACGTGCTGTTGTTGATGTCTATGGACTCCCTGGAGTTGGTCAGAATGGATAACGGAGACCCGTTGAGTTTCTTCCTTTCTAGAGGAACCTTAGGAGAGTCCAGCATGCCACAGTCTGAGTACAGCTGGAAGTCTGAGTCATAGTGGTCAGTGCCCAGCGATCTCCTGCAGACTGTGTCTCTCAAACTGGCTGGCCCagtgttactgctactgtcctgCTCTGCAGGGACGGTGCTACGCCGGGCTAGGGGCTGGTGCTGCTGACACAGACTCCTCTCATATGCCAATTTGGAAGTTGGAGGGACAGATAATGAGGATGAAATTTGTGGAAACAACACATCCTTGCCATCCACACTGTTTTGTCGAGACAGAGTCGATCTCTTGGACAGAGAAAGTCCATTGATGCCTGTAACAACGTCCTCATCAGAGGTGGTTCTTTTACTCTCCTCGTGGGCCGCAGCTGGAGCGAGGACGGAGGGAGCGATCAGCCCCCAGGGCTCCGACTGCAGACGTTTCAGCTGGGGTAAACGAGCACGCTTGGGGTTGGCTGGTCGCCGCGTGGGAGAAGTTGGCCCATTGGGAAGCTTTGCTGCTGTGCTGGACGATGTTTTCAACTTTGTCTGGAAACTGAAGATGGTGTTGTGCTGCTCGGCTGAGTTAGGTGATGAGGAGGTGTTGAGCTCAATGTCAGAGGGAGTGGTGCAGAATGCAGCGGAGCACTTATCCTCTAGCTCTGTGCAAGGGGGGGCATTCAGGTACTGCTTGGTGGTTTTGGTGCCAGAGGGTGACTTGTCTGTGGTGATAATGATGACCTCTTTGCCCTTGGCTTTACATGCGTCTAGGAGACCCTTTAGGGTCTCCTTATCGTCTTCGTTAATGGCATAGACCAGAGCAGAGGCCCCACTCCTGTCTTCCAGACTTGGGTCTGCCCCATTGGTCAACAGGTGGGACACCACCTCATGTCCCGCCCTCTGGCTGCAGGCGTGCATCAGGGCTGTCCGGCCTGCTTTATCCTGGATGTTGGGATCAGCCTTGTTATCCAGTAGGTACTTAACCAGCTTTGCCTTACTGACACTCTGCGGGTCGCTGTGTTTGGACATGCAGGCCACCATGAGCGGTGTCTCTCCTCGCTCGTTGCTCTCATTGATGTAGGCACCCCCATCCAGCAGGAGCCTTGTGAGCCGCAGGCGTCGGAGCCACACCGCCTTCAGGAGAGAGTTCCCGTCTGTCCGCAGCTCTAGTATGTCTGCCATCATCGCCAAGACATACACAGATAGTGCCCTCCCTCAGTGGTGAAAGGCAGTCACTACCTGCAGCCCTTCAAACAAAGCATATATTATTTTGCATGATATTTTTCTTAATATATAGGTTGGCTTACTGATTCATCCATCTAGTATTAtcacaaacacacaagcacaaTGGATACTTTCCAAGCCTCTCCCAAGACTACCACCAGGAGGCAGTCTGTGTTCTAAAAATCTATTTTATTAAGACATGAACAGGTATGGAAATTGTGGAAGGAACTTTATACCTATTTAGGTAGTTTTATTGTCAAAACCGTAAACTGTGCAAGTGGCAacgaaaaatatataattttgtgAATAGTGGCCAAAACTTGTCACATGTATCTTCTGTAAGCTTCCATCTCCCTGTGTAAAACATCAATTAGATGGAAGAATGTGCATTATAGCCTATATGTAATCAAGCCATTTATCTTGAATGTATTGCTTGTTAGATATACATGGACAATAGCCTATTCAATATTGtaatgttattttgttatttttgctCTGTAATTGACCAATTAATCCCAGATCCAAGCCTATAAATCAATTAGTTGAACTTTTCGATCATTAAATACCAATAATAAATAACATGACATATTGAGATAATCATACGGTTGTAGAAAAAAACATCGTCACCATAAGCGTTAATCATCCTAAAAGAGTTGAAGAGTTGGGTCACATGTTTTCAGCAAAAACATCTATGTAATGTTCAGAATTTTTTTCTTACTCGATTCAACGACAACTAAGATGTATCTTCTTCGGGTAGGCTACCTAACGTGCATTATATGTTGAATAGATTACCATTAGACTAGGCTGTACCGCGTCGCTGTCCATGGTCCTCATTTTGGATAACTTGTGTTAGATGCGCATCTGTTAGAAAACGTTTCACTACAAAATTCCTGATCTGTTGTACAATTTAGGCGACTTTTTTTACAGACATATAGTACTTACTATGATTCCTTTATGTCGTTAAAATAACAGTAAACTTGTTATCAACAGAAGTAACCCGAAGGACCACAATTTAAAGTGTTATTTTGACTCTTCACATAACCATGGACTCCTCACATTTAATATTCTAATTAGCTAAACTATCTTCCATTATCGAATTATAATATACTTGTCTACTCAAAAAGGTGTGTGGGCTTTAAAATGTTGGAATGAAGTGTTGGATATTGGACATTACATGAATGGTATATTAATATGTAGACTATTTACGTTTTTTGTGAAAATAACCTGCATTAATCCACATATTCTTATGTTCAAGATATCAAGAAGGTGTAACTGTCATTCCACCACTTATCTTACCTGATGCAGGCTTGTCATGTTCAAAGGTATCCCAATGTTTTGTCATTAGCGACCCTGAAACATAATGGGAAAAATATGAAATTACAAGGTTCTTCTTTATAGTCCCTGAATTTATTCGGAGCTTCTCAAATACTGTCCTGGTTTAGGTTCAGAGCTCTGGCAGCATAGGCATCATGCTCCTCGCTTTTGTTATGGAAACGTTCTAAATCAATCCATTAGGCGGCATTCCTTTCACTGCGCATTCAATAACCACAACCTCAAGATACTGAGGTTGTAAAtaactttctttttttttgcctGCTGAATGAAACGTGCATTTTCTTGACGTCAGTGTCGACAAAAATAAAGATTGCGTCTGGTGAGAACCGCTGTCATGCATCACACAAACAATCCAGTTCTACCTTCCAATAAAATGGAAAGGTTCACAGTTTTATAACACATGTTTATATAtaatgacaaaacattttttatagATTAGCCTATGTCCCACTCCCACAACATAGAGATAATCACGATTCAGTATATACACAAAGTATAATTGAATATTTTTGTACACTGGAAGTTATACAGTTTCATGTGATCATTCATATTAACATCACAGATGTTGAGCCAGGGAAGGTGGCTGTCACTTGTCTGCCCTATGACAGAAGTGGAAAACTTGTGCTGATGATAGGTTCAGTAGCCTAATCATTTCAGGGTGTCTACATGTCCAATACATCAAAATTGTAATTTGGTTGCAATATTTAGCCCTCCTGACCACAAAAACAAATACACTCATGTTTATTTCTTGAATTCACATTGCAGATGTTTTTGACATTTTTGTCTTGGATTTATTATATTGCAAAAATAATGGGTAAATCATCATCTTGAAAACAGGACATGTTTACAGCACAATTAAAGAGGCCACAACTTGTTCCAGCCATCACAGCCATACTGCCTAATAGGGACATTTCTATTTATAGGTTGCTATGAGACAGCAGAGAAGCAGTTCCTGATGAGAGCTATGGAGTTCTCAGCTTTGCAAGGAACAGGTAATCAGAGCAATAACATTGCACCAAGAAACAGGAGGGCTCTTATGTCATTTACCCAAATGTATTTGTTGATGATGTTTTCCATTTGCACAAAGAATCCCAAAGCCCATTGATCATTAGCCCTTATGACCCCTGCATTTTTCCTCATAGGGGACAGATTTATCACTACTCTGATGTTGCAGGACTTTAACAGTCAAGGATGTCAGTGATTTCCCCCCTAGTGATTGCTTGACAGACTCCTGGGAAATGTTGTTATTTACCAGGGAGGCACACGGGAGAGGTGgtttatggaacagcagggagtCACCTACTTCCATGCTTGTGTTCATCCCAGGAACTGATAGAAAGTCATTATGGCTGTCTGGCTATTCTGTGTAGGAACAGTCCACATGGTTCTTGGTACAGACATCACTTAAACATGAGAGGTAATCCAAGGAAAGGGCATTGCCGAGATGTAGATCCCtgagaggtaaaaaaaaataggTAAAATATAATGGAGTCAAGGCCTTCTGATGAGTGTTGTCAAGCAACAAAAAGGGATCTTTTTTGGTGGATGTAAGCAGGGAGGCTGTAATATACCATGATAATTGGAATAATGTAGATGCTGAAATAAGACACAGTCTGTATCATTTTGAGGTGAGGGGCTAGTCTATCCACACTGGTGCCACTTCAGGGAGGTAGATTATGGAATGGGGATCATAACACAGGGAAAAGCCATATTCCCCAAGCTTACCGGTCTAAGCACGTTCATTAACTTGGGAACTAAAGACATCAGCAGTCTCCATATGATCTTTGCCCCAACGCTGTTGTCGTCTGCAGCATAttaaaggggaaataaataatTAAAGCAGAGAGAATAAGCGCTGTCACCCATGGGAGCAGTTCCCATCTTCAGATATCTTACATCGCACTAGCCAATTAAACTCAACTCCCTGATATACATCACATCCACGAAGTTGAGCGGCAACTAGTGTGGGTGGACTGGAGCTCCGACGTCACAGAAAATTAAGTTTTGATAAAAACTATGGATTTCAGCACCAAAAGAATAGCGTGCAAATACGCAGTATTTTTGTTTGCTGAAATCTGTAGTTTTTTAAATGTGATGTCGGCACGCACTAATCAtgccaatgttccctctaaactgcACGAATGCGCGCCACGCAGAAGACATTTCTGCTCATGAAGAGATGcatgagattgaacttcactcaactttctagtttcccctttagttaacacaatcaacatttccctttactgtgggaattgtgatcgaatcaacggaATATTAGCCACGTTCAATGTTACctaccaaaacaaaacaaaatatgcaaGACATAGTATAAAAAACTGTGCAAGAGATTTTCTAGTAGGCAGAGCGCATTGCAGTAGGATTATATTGCATTGACTGGGACGACTCAGgcctgtactctacacagaccggtgagTCATAACCAATCAAAGCTGCAGTAAGCTTACATGCAAATAGTTGTTGACATATATGggtctgtgccattcactttgagcAAGACTGTGTTTATAGCATGAGTAGAGGAGCTTGTTTTTATGTCAAAGTGAGAGCTGCATGTTGCCACCTGTGCACAATTGTTCATATTCTTTGcgagttagtgagttattagctcAGTTATAGCTGATTTCTAGTCAACAATGGTGGGGTGGTTATTTCCTACAAGAGCACATAATGTGCTCTTttctagccatctttgaaaagccagtcaggtaaagagctttttcTTTATAATTTATAGggacagtgttgtattttgagacagtcTTGAATAAACTAAGTAGCCAAAAGACAGATGGTAGcatcatttgtctgattctctctaaTAATGTTATGgtaataataatgtattttattttgtaaaggggtttcttgcatcaaataacacaacattttcagtcacctccttatCTGAAGGACAAGGGGATAAGCAGATTAATGTGAAGCctttttcaaaagtctcatggaatgtaggcctacattgaacaccacacatttgcTGCTCGTGTAGACTTGTTGACAGATCAGCTACATTATGATCAAAGAACCACATTAggctacttggccactgttaaaactgtaacttaaagcaggtacagcatCAGTGGTCACAGTAAACGCGCACCGGAAGTTGCACAGGATtttcacaatgttcaagtttgcTCTCAGCAGAGATGAAGTTTGCTCAGTGATGAAAAAAATGAGAGGCAACATTGGTCGCCACTTAACTCAGTTGATGTGAAGTACATCCTGGAGTTGAGTTTAATTGGCTAACATCACACCTGCTGCACTGCCTCCTTCTAAATATAGCATTTTGTCTCTCGACTCTATCATGCAATGCTTCTCGATGGGCTAAAAGAACAGGGGGTGTATTTCTGGATCATACCTATGAAAAGTTCAAGCTTGATATAGATGGAACAACATCTTTCAAAATTAAGACATTTGAGAGTTTATTTTGTTTTAATTACAACCCACAACAAGTACAGTATGACATCAAGAGATCTGGAGGGTTTCCCAAGATACAGTCTTATGGAATCACATCTAGTGGTAGGAAACAGCAAGACATATCCCAAAATAACAATGTACAAGGTAGATCTCTGTACTAGTTTAGCATTGTTTTTTTTATGATCAACTGAGATCAACATGAGTGAAACTGAGTGAGAAAGTTTAAATTTGAATTCTAATCAGATGCCATGTCAATTTATGATGTACATTTGGCCCTAACTCCattttggatttgaaatcaaatATTTCCTATGAtgtgacagtacagaatgtcatcttttatttgagggtatgtTTATACATATCCATTTACCCCAGGCTTACCGTTTTAGAAATGAAATCACTTTATGTACAGTTGCAGACAAATATAGTCACCCTTTCACTTTTCTTAAATAATTCAAATATCCTCTAAAAtaagtaaaacaatttaaataaatacatgtttagTTAATGTTATTGGATTTTCAACAATGCAGAACTATTTTTTTTGTAAACTTAAGTTTACCATTTTATTTTTTGAAAATAAAGACAAATGGTCTGGACAAAAGTGTTGGCACCCTGGAGCTAATACTTGGTTGCACAGCCATTGGCCAAGATAAACATTTTTTGGCAGTTATTGTTTCTTGTAGCTTGCTGCACCTTTCTACTGGCAATTTGGCCCACTTTTCAGCAGCAAACTGCTCTAATTCTTCAATATTTGAGGGATGCCCTTCACCAGCTGCTGATTTTCCCTCTCCACAGGTTATGGATGGGATTCAGATCTGGACTCTTCGCTGGCCACTTCAGAACAATTCAGCATTTCTTTTCTTGAACCATTCCATGGTGCATTTGTTTGGGGTTGTTCTCCTTCTGGCAGTTCCACAACCTTCAACAGAGACAGAGTTTTTGGACACTGGGTTGAACATTGCACTCCAAAAGACCTTGGCATCCtgaccctccctacaatcaaataTTTCGGGAGCTTAGATAATGCTGTGTTGTTGATTTGCTGCCTCTGGTACTGACGGCCTTAAACATTTGCAAGGCATCATGAAATCATCAGATTAACAGGTGTTTTGGAGTCCAATTGTTAACCCATTGTTCAAAAACTGGGTCCCCATTGAAGGTTGTgagtcttccagcaggacaacaaccacaaacacacatcaAAAAGCACCAAGGAAAAGTTAAAGAAGAAACGCGAGAGCTGAAAATTTAGTCTACTGACTACATCACACACAGCATTAAAATAGTCTaatgattctaatcaatttcatacaatcATATGGTTTCAGAGTGTAATATTCTAATCATTCTAATCATATAATTCTATTAACAAGCAGTTAGTGAAGGGTACCACTCAAACATGGAAGAATTAGAACAGTTTGCTGCTGAAAAGTGAGCCAAATTGCCAGTAGAACGGTGCAACATGC encodes:
- the LOC135525270 gene encoding ankyrin repeat domain-containing protein 34C-like encodes the protein MMADILELRTDGNSLLKAVWLRRLRLTRLLLDGGAYINESNERGETPLMVACMSKHSDPQSVSKAKLVKYLLDNKADPNIQDKAGRTALMHACSQRAGHEVVSHLLTNGADPSLEDRSGASALVYAINEDDKETLKGLLDACKAKGKEVIIITTDKSPSGTKTTKQYLNAPPCTELEDKCSAAFCTTPSDIELNTSSSPNSAEQHNTIFSFQTKLKTSSSTAAKLPNGPTSPTRRPANPKRARLPQLKRLQSEPWGLIAPSVLAPAAAHEESKRTTSDEDVVTGINGLSLSKRSTLSRQNSVDGKDVLFPQISSSLSVPPTSKLAYERSLCQQHQPLARRSTVPAEQDSSSNTGPASLRDTVCRRSLGTDHYDSDFQLYSDCGMLDSPKVPLERKKLNGSPLSILTNSRESIDINNSTSSPSSARRCAPGLLERRGSGTLLLDYISHTRPGHLPPLNFNPNPPIPDIGTSSKPSSPLASGFRSIAPVAANSPNRGQLKSKKKLVRRHSMQVEQMKQLSAFDEL